One Calditrichia bacterium DNA window includes the following coding sequences:
- a CDS encoding TonB-dependent receptor has translation MPHASGFAQQRILSPKLNLVLSPLRNVDLFANFGSGFHSNDARNVVISQRISEIYRTQQRQGLSEAEIRQVLQSRNFDPDQRDVETLPRANGAEFGARSRLSDRINISAALWYLHLEREYVYVGDAGTTELSDPTERMGIDLEARVRLLPWMWADADVNISDGRIVDAPDGENNIPLAPNLTTTGGLTAIHPAGIEGSLRYRHISDRPANEDNSVVASGYTLVDVSLGYRLGNIKFLTTLENLFDADWNEAQFDTETLLRGETTPVSEIHFTPGNPRNIRFGISYLF, from the coding sequence TTGCCGCATGCTTCCGGATTTGCGCAGCAGCGCATCCTCAGCCCGAAGCTGAATCTGGTGCTTTCGCCGCTGCGAAATGTGGATTTGTTCGCCAATTTCGGCAGCGGTTTTCATTCGAACGATGCGCGGAATGTGGTGATCAGCCAGCGCATTTCCGAAATTTACCGGACGCAGCAGCGGCAGGGATTGAGTGAAGCCGAAATCAGGCAGGTGTTGCAATCGCGCAACTTCGACCCGGATCAGCGCGATGTGGAAACGCTGCCGCGCGCAAACGGTGCGGAATTTGGCGCGCGCAGCCGGTTGTCCGATCGCATCAATATTAGTGCGGCGCTGTGGTATTTGCATCTCGAACGCGAATACGTTTACGTCGGCGATGCGGGCACCACCGAACTGAGCGATCCCACCGAAAGAATGGGCATCGATCTGGAAGCGCGGGTGCGGCTGCTGCCGTGGATGTGGGCGGACGCGGATGTGAACATTTCCGACGGCAGAATTGTCGATGCGCCGGACGGCGAAAATAATATTCCGCTGGCACCGAATCTCACAACCACCGGCGGTCTGACGGCGATCCATCCGGCGGGAATCGAAGGCAGTTTGCGTTACCGGCACATCAGCGATCGCCCGGCAAACGAGGACAACAGCGTTGTGGCGTCCGGCTACACGCTGGTGGATGTGTCGCTCGGTTACCGGCTCGGCAACATCAAATTTTTGACGACGCTGGAAAACCTGTTCGATGCGGACTGGAACGAGGCGCAATTTGATACCGAAACGCTGCTGCGCGGTGAAACCACGCCCGTTTCGGAAATCCATTTTACGCCGGGAAATCCGCGCAATATTCGTTTCGGCATCAGCTATTTGTTTTGA
- a CDS encoding TonB-dependent receptor yields MIHPRLAFLTAKIFALAIIFTVSTVMAQPEGGVRGTITDTTTGEALPGVNLVLEGTVLGTASAADGSFLIDHLKPGNYTLVASLLGYEKISRALTVQSAILTVDLNLAPKPVDIGEILVEDERVYSAASSRSVRKFDLQTRPNRSAQDMLQMAPGLIIAQHAGGGKAEQIFLRNFDADHGTDVALSVDGIPVNMVSHGHGQGYADMHFLIPDVVDGIDVHKGPYFAEYGNLATAGAVSFSTKDHLENNEVRVEGGEFGTSRITTLLQLPITTGGMQPRHQGAYFAGQFYRTDGPFDSPQDFQRFNLFGKFHSHLSANSELAFSASAFSSAWDATGQIPQRAVDRGQISRFGSIDDLEGGTTARQNINLQYTMQGANSSEFFIQSYFTSYNFKLFSNFTFFLDDPENGDMIEQIDDRNMIGFNSRYRFNNHFGNVWTATTIGGGYRADEVQVELWKSPDRIRDHSLVDSDISERNFFCGCSRSGFSANCSACSSGCAGIISPSTCKIIWTGHLPERRANCRMLPDLRSSASSARS; encoded by the coding sequence ATGATCCATCCCCGATTGGCGTTTTTGACAGCCAAAATTTTTGCGCTGGCGATAATTTTCACCGTTTCAACCGTGATGGCGCAGCCGGAAGGCGGCGTTCGCGGCACGATTACCGACACAACTACCGGAGAAGCGTTGCCCGGCGTGAACCTTGTGCTGGAAGGCACGGTGCTCGGCACTGCCTCTGCTGCAGACGGCAGTTTTCTGATCGATCACCTGAAGCCGGGAAATTACACGCTGGTTGCCTCGCTGCTCGGCTACGAAAAAATCTCGCGGGCGCTGACGGTGCAATCGGCGATACTCACCGTCGACCTGAATTTAGCGCCAAAACCGGTGGATATCGGCGAAATTCTGGTGGAAGACGAACGGGTGTATTCCGCCGCGTCATCGCGATCGGTGCGGAAATTTGATCTGCAAACCCGCCCGAACCGCTCCGCACAGGACATGCTGCAAATGGCGCCGGGGCTGATCATCGCGCAGCACGCCGGCGGCGGCAAAGCGGAGCAGATTTTCCTGCGCAATTTCGATGCGGATCACGGGACGGATGTGGCGCTTTCCGTGGACGGCATTCCGGTGAACATGGTATCGCACGGTCACGGACAAGGCTACGCCGATATGCACTTCCTGATTCCCGATGTGGTTGACGGCATCGACGTGCACAAAGGGCCTTATTTTGCGGAATATGGCAATCTGGCGACCGCAGGAGCAGTCAGTTTTTCCACAAAAGATCATCTTGAAAATAATGAAGTTAGGGTCGAAGGCGGCGAGTTCGGCACCAGCCGGATCACCACGCTGCTGCAACTGCCCATCACCACCGGCGGGATGCAGCCAAGACACCAGGGCGCGTATTTCGCGGGACAATTTTACCGAACGGACGGACCGTTCGACAGCCCGCAGGATTTCCAGCGGTTCAACCTGTTCGGCAAATTTCATTCGCACCTTTCCGCGAACAGCGAACTGGCGTTTTCGGCCAGCGCATTCAGCTCCGCATGGGATGCCACCGGGCAAATTCCGCAACGCGCCGTGGATCGCGGGCAAATCAGCCGTTTCGGCTCAATTGACGATCTGGAAGGCGGGACGACCGCGCGCCAAAACATCAATCTGCAATACACGATGCAGGGCGCAAACAGCAGCGAATTTTTTATCCAGTCGTATTTCACGAGCTATAATTTCAAGCTGTTTTCCAATTTCACGTTTTTTCTGGATGACCCTGAAAACGGCGATATGATCGAACAGATCGACGACCGGAACATGATCGGTTTCAACAGCCGCTACCGTTTCAACAATCATTTTGGGAATGTGTGGACGGCTACGACCATCGGCGGCGGCTATCGCGCGGACGAAGTGCAGGTGGAGCTGTGGAAAAGCCCGGATCGCATCCGCGATCATTCGCTGGTGGATTCGGATATCAGCGAACGCAATTTTTTCTGTGGATGCAGCAGGAGTGGATTTTCAGCAAACTGTTCCGCATGCAGTTCGGGCTGCGCGGGGATTATTTCACCTTCAACGTGCAAGATCATTTGGACGGGACACCTGCCGGAGCGGAGAGCGAATTGCCGCATGCTTCCGGATTTGCGCAGCAGCGCATCCTCAGCCCGAAGCTGA
- a CDS encoding DDE-type integrase/transposase/recombinase has protein sequence MSHRPGAARFTAERPNQIWLSDITYIRTCEGWVYLAAILDVYSRKIVGWALEDHLGEALIHQSLSRRYPVAIPGSG, from the coding sequence ATTAGCCACCGACCGGGTGCAGCGCGATTTACAGCAGAACGCCCCAACCAGATCTGGTTATCGGATATCACCTACATCCGCACCTGTGAAGGGTGGGTGTATTTGGCTGCCATTCTCGATGTCTATTCCCGCAAGATTGTGGGATGGGCGCTGGAGGATCACCTGGGAGAAGCGCTGATTCATCAGAGCTTGAGTCGGCGTTATCCTGTCGCAATCCCGGGGTCGGGTTGA
- a CDS encoding transposase, protein MIYPFIDQHCHQHSVRFCARCSRFQSKAVTRIYRQRPESMRQRANEALLSQIRLTFREHKQRYGSPRMTAALKKRGVCCSENRVARLMKDNHLRAKMKNVLSRQPIPNTVCH, encoded by the coding sequence ATGATCTATCCCTTTATTGATCAGCATTGTCATCAGCATTCGGTTCGTTTCTGTGCCAGGTGTTCAAGGTTTCAATCGAAAGCGGTTACTCGAATTTATCGGCAACGCCCGGAAAGTATGCGACAACGTGCCAATGAAGCCTTGCTCAGCCAGATTCGCCTGACCTTTCGCGAACACAAACAGCGTTATGGCAGTCCTCGAATGACTGCAGCATTAAAGAAAAGAGGCGTTTGCTGCAGCGAGAACCGTGTCGCAAGGCTCATGAAAGACAATCACTTACGGGCAAAGATGAAAAACGTTTTATCAAGACAACCGATTCCAAACACGGTCTGCCATTAG
- the polX gene encoding DNA polymerase/3'-5' exonuclease PolX, with product MDKKQIIAVLEEMGVLLELKGENIFKVRAHENAARALETLNESLASLIASGGLTGVKGIGKGMADKIVTLFNDEPFEEYETLKASVPAGVLEMSNIQGLGPKKIKALWDELNITSIEALEEAAKADKISGMKGFGAKTQEKILQNIELMRKFSDRHHISTAMEIGQQLFDALKNFPGVIRCELAGSLRRKKETVKDIDIVASAKDEDRAAIMNHFTTLPDIENVVSKGDTKSTIVLEGGVYSDLRIVSDAEYPHLLHHLTGSKEHNVAMRQLAIKKGMKVSEYGLFRGEERILCKDEAEIFAKLGMDFVPPELRENNGEVEAAQAKTLPKLIEPGDIRGMIHNHSTWSDGANTIEEMAQACIDRGYEYLVISDHSKAAAYANGLSVERIKQQHAEIDELNKKLAPFRILKSIECDILSDGSLDYDDDVLATFDLVITSIHSKFNMSESEGTDRIIRALQNPYTTILGHMTGRLLLKRDGYPVNHTAVIDAAADLGVCIEINANPLRLDIDWRHCKYAKEKGVKIAINPDAHRTDGFDDMQYGIGIARKGWLTKNDILNCLSADELLAFAKKRRNG from the coding sequence ATGGATAAAAAACAAATTATCGCGGTGCTCGAAGAAATGGGCGTGCTGCTGGAGCTGAAAGGCGAGAACATTTTCAAAGTGCGCGCGCACGAAAACGCCGCCCGGGCGTTGGAAACGCTCAATGAATCGCTGGCATCGCTGATCGCATCCGGCGGATTGACCGGCGTAAAAGGCATCGGCAAAGGCATGGCGGACAAAATCGTCACCCTGTTCAACGACGAGCCGTTTGAGGAATACGAAACCCTGAAAGCATCCGTGCCCGCCGGCGTGCTGGAAATGAGCAACATTCAGGGGCTCGGTCCCAAAAAAATAAAAGCGCTGTGGGACGAGCTGAATATCACCAGCATCGAGGCGCTGGAAGAAGCCGCAAAAGCCGACAAAATTTCCGGGATGAAAGGTTTCGGCGCGAAAACGCAGGAAAAAATTCTGCAGAACATCGAACTGATGCGCAAATTTTCCGATCGCCACCACATTTCCACGGCAATGGAAATCGGGCAGCAATTGTTCGATGCGCTGAAAAATTTTCCCGGCGTGATCCGCTGCGAACTCGCCGGCAGCCTGCGCCGCAAAAAAGAAACCGTGAAAGATATCGACATTGTTGCCAGCGCCAAAGACGAGGATCGCGCCGCGATAATGAACCATTTTACCACGCTGCCGGACATCGAAAATGTGGTCAGCAAAGGCGACACAAAATCGACAATTGTGCTGGAAGGCGGCGTTTATTCCGATCTCCGCATCGTTTCCGATGCGGAATATCCGCACCTGCTGCATCACCTCACCGGCTCCAAAGAGCACAACGTGGCGATGCGCCAGTTGGCCATCAAAAAAGGCATGAAGGTGAGCGAATACGGGTTGTTTCGCGGCGAAGAGCGCATTTTGTGCAAAGACGAAGCGGAAATTTTCGCGAAACTGGGGATGGATTTTGTGCCGCCGGAACTCCGCGAAAACAACGGCGAAGTGGAAGCTGCACAGGCGAAAACGCTGCCGAAGCTCATCGAACCGGGCGATATTCGCGGGATGATCCACAACCACAGCACCTGGAGCGACGGCGCCAACACCATCGAAGAGATGGCGCAGGCCTGCATCGATCGCGGATATGAATATCTGGTGATTTCCGATCACTCCAAAGCGGCGGCGTATGCCAACGGATTGAGTGTCGAGCGCATCAAACAACAGCACGCGGAAATTGACGAATTGAATAAAAAACTCGCGCCGTTTCGCATTCTCAAAAGCATCGAATGCGATATTTTGTCCGACGGTTCGCTGGATTACGACGACGACGTGCTGGCAACTTTCGATCTGGTGATCACCAGCATTCACAGCAAATTCAATATGAGCGAAAGCGAAGGCACCGATCGGATTATCCGTGCATTGCAAAATCCGTATACAACCATATTGGGTCATATGACCGGTCGGTTGCTGCTGAAGCGCGACGGCTATCCGGTGAACCACACTGCGGTGATCGATGCGGCGGCGGATCTGGGCGTTTGCATCGAAATCAACGCAAATCCGTTGCGGCTGGATATCGACTGGCGCCACTGCAAATACGCCAAAGAAAAAGGTGTAAAAATCGCCATCAATCCGGACGCGCACCGCACCGACGGTTTCGATGACATGCAATACGGCATCGGCATCGCTCGCAAAGGCTGGCTCACCAAAAATGATATTCTCAACTGCCTTTCAGCCGATGAATTGCTGGCTTTCGCCAAAAAACGGCGAAATGGCTAA
- a CDS encoding VOC family protein, which produces MIKLQYLDHVAINVADMEKSARWYEKVLGLKRYTFEEWGDFPIFMLSGKSGVAIFPAKSDERMSSRGIKIDHFAFNVDQENFEKAKSHYEDLGIECRFADHHFFQSIYTTDPDGHTVELTTLVVDEKSFFR; this is translated from the coding sequence ATGATAAAATTACAATATCTCGATCACGTGGCGATCAACGTCGCGGATATGGAAAAATCTGCACGGTGGTACGAAAAAGTGCTCGGGCTGAAGCGATACACGTTTGAAGAATGGGGTGATTTTCCGATATTCATGCTCTCCGGGAAAAGCGGTGTTGCTATTTTTCCCGCAAAATCTGACGAACGAATGAGCAGCAGAGGAATAAAAATTGATCATTTCGCGTTCAATGTGGACCAGGAAAATTTTGAGAAAGCCAAATCGCATTACGAAGATTTGGGTATCGAATGCCGGTTTGCGGATCACCACTTTTTTCAATCAATTTACACCACAGATCCGGACGGACACACCGTTGAGTTGACAACTTTGGTTGTGGATGAAAAAAGTTTTTTTAGGTAA